The segment GACATTTCAAgcactaaagaagaagaaggaagaaggaagaCGGAAGACGAAGAAGATTTCTATCTCTGTGAAAATCTCGATTTGTGACGGAACCAAAAACCTCTCGCGACTCTGAACCAACTTCTTCACATAcgtatttatttactttttttttctaatacgtatcattcttttatttaaatttcatttaattGCTTTtggtattaaaatattatatttacgCATCTCAACCGTTGTAGAAGACTAGTCCCAACCAATACCGTTAAGACAATGAAAGTTTCCCTCacgttttttttctctcttactTTATTCACAAATATCTGCATAAATTACATCAAAATTCGCATTGTTTGTTACAAAAAAGAAGTTACATCAAATTTCGCCTATCATAATtatttctaatttattaaataacaaGTGTGGTTTTTTCCCCTGTTTGTTATTATATACTCTGCAAATTGTAACATGCCTTATCTTGTAAGTTATAATCCATGAATGAATTGGTCCAAtagaaatatacatttatatatttggaaAGAGATATTTCAGTAATAAATACTTCAGTGTTTTGAAATACTAGTTAAATATACTGCTACTTTGTAGGTGAGGATAATACCCATGTTACATTCAATGTCTGGCAATAaatagtactccctctgttccaaaataagtgagttttgaggtttttgcacgttgattaagaaattacaaacttttattatatttttctcgtttacctaaaaacaataatgattaaagtaatttcaaccaataaacaattatactatagaatataaataattaaaaatattaaaatacatttattttttacctagaaacttgaaaacatcacttaaaatggaacCAAAAAATTTCTCTAAAACTCCACTTAAAATgggacggagggagtatatgattgtttttttcgttatatatagtatatgattGTTACTCTTTCAGACCCgataaaatcaaaatagtatatgattgttacttttattatatatattttccaaactatttttttttcggGTACGTTGCATTTAGTTATCTTGACCCTTTTTTCCATGATTTTATTCTAAAGgttgtgtttttttgttctttgtgaATAAACTGTACTGTAGGGTGAGAATAGGTTCCTTCTTTCGTTTTATAGTTAATGGAGAGTAGTGTAATCTTAATTGATGATATTGCAAATTGTTTTGATTATAGTATATTGAATATGACGTGTGAGAACCTTTGTCCCGATCTGGTCGACTATATATCATGTTCTCATGAGCACAAAAATATCTTTAATTGACAGAGGGGTTATCAATAGATATACCATTCACATTAACGCTTGCGTCGACTAGATTTGTACTCGTCCATTTTATTTGTAAAGATTGACTTTATATGACTTATCATGTGACTGTAGGAATCCTTCATCGTGGATGGGAAAATTATTTTCGGGAATAAAATCTCGAATTTTCAACTTTTTCTTGTTGTGgattaaaagttaacaaaaattatatatctatacgTTGTTTATAGTATGTATGGAAAGATTCTACTTAACGCGCTTACTTTTTCTGGAGGATAAAAAAGCAGCTAACGCGCTATCGACACGTCGAGGCCTATTAAAAGGCCTTTTATGGTTATATTGGCCCAAACTTAATACTCTTCATCACGTTATACTCGACCcatattagatatttaaatatctacTTTTTTATAACGTCTTCTTTATTACTTTTAACTTGATGTTGCATAACGAGACTGTAACatcatgttttttctttatttaagtaGAAAATCGAAGAAACTCTCAACTGTGTAATGAAACATGTTTAGTTGTAGTGGTGGTGAAAGGAAGAGTTATATAGCAGATACAAAGACAcacaaaagagagaaagaatcagagagatgaagaagaagccttCTCTTGCTCAGCAATGGAGTCACGAACAGCTTTCAAAAGCAGAGGCATAAGCTTCTCATTAGCAACGATGATGCCTGTGTCCAAATCAAGATACTTCCCTTTCGAGAAATCCAATGGCTTTCCACCTGCATCCGTCACGATTCCACCCGCCTCTGCTCCCAAAAAAGATATTGGCATATTCATTATTcacattcattaaaaaaaaagaaaagagaaaggcTTAATTATTAATGTTACCTGTAACAACAATAGCACCAGCGACATGGTCCCAAATCTTTTCACGGTATCCTTTATGAGGAAACCGTAAGTATATAGCTCCATCTCCTCTAGACAAAGCTCCATACTTTGCTTGGCTATCTATCCGGACAGGTGGCGCTTTCACACCGAGTTTCTGTATTGTATACCAAAGAGATCATCAGTTAGTTACTCGCTGGAATCACACGGGAAGGTAAGAGAGAAGTAACTTACATTGGCAATGGAGCTGGATAAGTCGTGAAGAGAGTGAGCTCCTTCAAATGACTCGAAGAAGGATGCCTCTTCTGGATTCTCAACGCTCGAGACATGTACTCTGACTGGTTCGGAGTTCGAGTCCAAGGGCTGCATGTATGTCCCTGAACCAATCGTAGCAAAGAAGAGGCATCCGATGGTTTcgtctgaagaagaagaagagttcttgttcttgttgcCTCCTGCTATGGAAGCTAATGGCAAGTTTGGACAAGCAAGCACACCTAAAACTACTTTCCCTTCTTCAAGCAATCCTAGTGCCACCGCGTACTGATCTCCCCTCAAAAATCTAATAACAAGCCTTAGTAGTAGTGTCAAGAAACACAAACATTTTGATCAACGAGGGTAGAATAGAAGATAACGTACCCTTTGGTGCCATCAATAGGATCCAAGACCCAGTGTCGACCATTAGGACCACCTTCAGATGTGCCACAGTCAATGGCTCTGAGTAGATCATCAGTGGATAAAGTAGTAGAGTCGGTGGCTTTGGGTGGTAGATGCTCAGTAGCCAAAGTGTCGTTGACGAGTTTCGTGATGCGCTCAAGAATATCCTCAGAACCATCCTTGCGTAGATCCGCTGAGTCCTATCATTACATTGTTTTTTAAAGACAATGTGAGTCGTCCccctaaaacatataaaactcaaGATAAAAGAGTGTATTCACACCTCTTCGGCTACCAATGAAAAGGGTTCAGAACTGAGTTCCCTTTCTAAGACTAAGCTAACAACTGCTTGTGAACCtgaaaactcaaaaacaaaGACAGCTTCATTACTCAGAGAGAGACAACACATACAGTGCTACTTGTCCAAAATCATTGGCTTATAATATGCAATCACAGTACAGattgaaagagagagaaaaaaaacaaaccataaTCAGCAACGGTGACAGGACTTTTATCAGATTTTGATTGAACATCTGATTGCAACAATGCCTTTTGAACTttctgaaaccaaaccaaaccaaacccaaaaaaaaacaaatccttTTAGAGAAAATCTGAATCACACATTCATCTCCAAATCCAAACTGAAGATTTACAAAGTGGGTTTTCTAAAAAGGATCAAACTTTAAGAGACCTGACAGAGACGAGCAGCGAGGGAAGCGGCTTTCTTAGCAGCGTCAAGCTCTTTCTCGTAAGCCATTGATGAAACTACTCTCAGAGTAACAAATGAAGGAGACGACTTTTTTGCGAATACTGAGTTCGATGAATCTCTGAATCTCGAAACTGATGCGAATGTCTGAAGCGGTGCCTTTGCTGTTCGAAGGCAATTTATAGAagacatctctctctctcccctttacgagaagaagataaaaatgtcttcatattttgattattttctaaTTGCAATCTGACAGGTCACTTTTATTTTCAGAATTTCTCGTATGCACCCATGTACTTATTTATTCTCTTAAATTAAACCCCTATGTTCTATTTTCTATCAAAAACACCATAATTTCTTTACTTGTTAAGTCGTGTACCAAATGTGAAGAACAAAAAAGTAGAGGGTCAAAAATCAAttagaaaatagaaattttGAAGTTCATAGATTGGTAGTTGAGTTTGTGCTCATGGAGATCGCACGTGGATGTTGTGTCTGAAACAAAGCGAAGATTTATAAAAAGGCTTTTTCGTTTAGTGAAAGCTCAAGATGATTCAAAAGCccatatcttattatatattcagAGCCCAAAATCAGACGACGGCTTGGCCACGTTATCCCCTCCCCTCCACATGGATATTCTTCTTCTAGACATTTGTTTAACAGGCCGGGTCAGCCTTAGTCTAGTGGCTAAGTGGCATCCAAGGCACCGGGGTTCGACTCCACCTTCAGGGGTTTCTGGGTGTGAGATTTCCCCaagtggcaaaaaaaaaaaaaaaaaaaaaaaaaagacatttgtTTAACAGAGTTTGGGTTTTGGATTAATCACATCATGACAAAAAGACcagattttttttcagatttatgTCGTGTTTAGAAAGGAACGTTACGTAGTCGTTATTTGCGGGTGCAAGCAAAGTGTCACGTTCCACTACCTTTCAATATTCAAATAAACCTGCTTTTAtgtcttgttttcttctttttattccCTCCTCATCTATTTCTTAATAcaaaaaagcttttttttttctctttctacAAAAAGTCTTCTTGGTCTTTCCACAAACTCAAGGTTCATATTCTATTCACTTCCTACTTATCTTTTCTTGATTgtgaattttatatatcatcATCACTTTGAGCCAGTTGTTGCGGAGCAGGGTGTTTTCTTTCTTCCAATGAACAGATACAACAACCAAAGCAATCAGCAACCTTCTTATATTGCTGATCATTTCAACAGCTTGGATCAGGTTTCCAACTTTCTTTCTTGATTTAAACATAGTTTAATGAAGCAAATTGATGATGAATCATAAGAagacttgtttttttctttattttaggtGATAACTTCTCTGAGAGAAGCTGGACTAGAATCTTCAAATTTGATCTTAGGAATTGACTTCACCAAGAGCAATGAGTGGACAGgtgattttatttaatcaacatgttgataaaaaaaagatgattATAAAATGGTTTTCTAGTGTTTCATGTTCTGATTCTCGTTGCAGGAAGACATTCATTCAACAGAAAAAGCCTTCACGCCGTTGGTAAAAGACAGAATCCATATGAGCAAGCGATATCCATAATTGGTCGTACATTGTCTCCATTTGATGAAGACGATCTTATACCTTGTTTCGGCTTTGGAGATGGTTAGTTTCTTTAACTCTAGCTTTCAAGACGaagatttaaaaaagaaaaagaaaaactcttAAGTGGtttaattatatgtattcttcttcctctcatGCAGTAACAACACGAGATCAATATGTATTCAACTTTTATTCCGAGAACAAAAGCTGCGATGGATTTGAAAACGCGGTTAAAAGATACAGAGAGATTGTTCCACATTTGAAGTTGTCCGGTATTTATGTCTCTACACTACACACCAAAAAAGATCGGTTTAGTTTCTTCTgt is part of the Raphanus sativus cultivar WK10039 chromosome 5, ASM80110v3, whole genome shotgun sequence genome and harbors:
- the LOC108838778 gene encoding SAL1 phosphatase, with amino-acid sequence MSSINCLRTAKAPLQTFASVSRFRDSSNSVFAKKSSPSFVTLRVVSSMAYEKELDAAKKAASLAARLCQKVQKALLQSDVQSKSDKSPVTVADYGSQAVVSLVLERELSSEPFSLVAEEDSADLRKDGSEDILERITKLVNDTLATEHLPPKATDSTTLSTDDLLRAIDCGTSEGGPNGRHWVLDPIDGTKGFLRGDQYAVALGLLEEGKVVLGVLACPNLPLASIAGGNKNKNSSSSSDETIGCLFFATIGSGTYMQPLDSNSEPVRVHVSSVENPEEASFFESFEGAHSLHDLSSSIANKLGVKAPPVRIDSQAKYGALSRGDGAIYLRFPHKGYREKIWDHVAGAIVVTEAGGIVTDAGGKPLDFSKGKYLDLDTGIIVANEKLMPLLLKAVRDSIAEQEKASSSSL